A single window of Watersipora subatra chromosome 9, tzWatSuba1.1, whole genome shotgun sequence DNA harbors:
- the LOC137404968 gene encoding circumsporozoite protein-like, giving the protein MASTSAIAIASLPDIPHSPRLATQTHCVLRNDAGNLTSSLGFVQDDWMIVFPVVSNVVYPNVSTVVSPDVSPVVSSNISPNVSLDVSPDVPPNVFPVVSPDKCPNVFPDVFTDVFSDVSPDLSPDVPPDVSPVVFPDVSPVVCPNVSPVVSPDVWPDVSPDVSPDVPRVVSPDVSPDVPPNVSPVVSTDVSLNVSSNVPPVVSPDVPPDVSPNVTPVASSDVSPDVFHVVSPDVSPVVSPAVSSVVSPDVFPVV; this is encoded by the exons ATGGCCAGCACATCTGCAATTGCCATAGCGTCATTGCCTGACATCCCTCACAGTCCTAGGCTTGCCACCCAGACACACTGTGTGCTTAGAAACGACGCTGGTAACCTGACCTCAAGTCTAGGTTTTGTGCAAGATGATTGGATGATTG TATTCCCTGTTGTATCCAATGTAGTATACCCTAATGTATCTACTGTTGTATCTCCTGATGTATCCCCTGTTGTATCCTCTAATATATCCCCTAATGTATCCCTTGATGTATCTCCTGATGTACCCCCTAATGTATTCCCTGTTGTATCCCCTGATAAGTGCCCTAATGTATTCCCTGATGTATTTACTGATGTATTCTCTGACGTATCCCCTGATTTATCTCCTGATGTACCCCCTGATGTATCTCCTGTTGTATTCCCTGATGTATCCCCTGTTGTATGCCCTAACGTATCTCCTGTTGTATCCCCTGATGTATGGCCTGATGTATCTCCTGACGTATCTCCAGATGTACCCCGTGTTGTATCTCCTGATGTATCTCCTGATGTACCCCCTAATGTATCCCCTGTTGTATCAACTGATGTATCTCTTAATGTATCCTCTAATGTACCACCCGTTGTATCTCCTGATGTACCCCCTGATGTCTCTCCTAATGTAACCCCTGTTGCATCTTCTGATGTATCTCCTGATGTATTCCATGTTGTATCCCCTGATGTATCCCCTGTTGTATCCCCTGCTGTATCCTCTGTTGTATCCCCTGATGTATTCCCTGTTGTATAA